One region of Gouania willdenowi chromosome 13, fGouWil2.1, whole genome shotgun sequence genomic DNA includes:
- the LOC114474186 gene encoding uncharacterized protein LOC114474186, producing MGHSTAQDLLSHLKECMDKLDLRHLVSISMDGPSVNWKLFDIFQKDQSEQYGGVQLICVGSCGLHTLHNAFKCGFSAWQLDKLLRAMHTLFHNVPARREDYITITKSSVFPLSFCAHRWVENLPVVERALAVWPSLLLYMEAVKTKRLSNPGTASYDTVAAAIKDPLILAKLQFYAALARTFTPFLKKYQTDNPVLPFLPKDLTELMMSLLRRFIKREVLHDITALQLTKLDITDKTIWLSPQDISIGLGAESVLKSIKGAELRVLEFKRECMQGLCNIIRKVQDKSPLKYLTVRQLVCLDPSVMYREPERCRNHMKGLVQRFLQDKQLTDTSAGDVILQQFDSLLSLESRSEDFLSFPPMQKRLDVFLCSAMEPYPELWAFCKKLLILSHGQATVERGFSINKEVESDNLKEDTVVTRRLVCDYIIQHGGVTQVPLSKQLLASVARARTRYRIHLETNRKNKEAKDQALKRKEAEDCLQELKVKRRCIQEVSEGLARDADRLAEEAEAKAGSKMADLITRSNILRRGHKEKLAEMALLDKEITAKSAELRG from the exons ATGGGACATTCCACTGCACAAGACCTGCTGTCACATCTCAAA GAATGTATGGACAAACTGGACCTCAGACACTTGGTGTCCATTTCAATGGATGGGCCCAGTGTGAACTGGAAACTCTTCGACATTTTCCAGAAAGATCAATCTGAGCAGTACGGAG GTGTTCAGCTCATTTGTGTGGGGAGCTGTGGCTTACACACGCTACACAACGCATTCAAGTGTGGGTTCAGTGCATGGCAGCTGGACAAGTTGCTGAGAGCAATGCACACATTGTTTCACAATGTGCCTGCCAGGAGAGAGGATTACATCACCATAACCAAGTCCAGTGTGTTCCCCCTGTCTTTCTGTGCCCATCGTTGGGTAGAAAACCTTCCGGTTGTGGAGAGAGCCTTGGCTGTCTGGCCATCACTTCTCCTGTACATGGAAGCTGTGAAAACAAAGAGACTCTCCAACCCTGGGACAG CATCCTATGACACAGTTGCAGCAGCCATAAAGGATCCACTCATCTTGGCCAAATTGCAGTTCTACGCAGCACTTGCCAGGACCTTCACTCCCTTCTTGAAAAAATATCAGACAGATAATCCTGTGCTCCCATTCCTCCCCAAGGATCTCACCGAGTTGATGATG AGTCTACTCAGACGTTTCATAAAGAGAGAAGTCCTCCACGATATCACTGCCCTGCAGCTGACCAAACTGGATATTACAGACAAGACCATCTGGCTCAGCCCACAAGACATCAGCATTGGTCTAGGTGCAGAGTCGGTCCTTAAG AGCATCAAAGGTGCAGAGCTCAGGGTGCTAGAGTTCAAGAGAGAGTGCATGCAGGGACTGTGTAACATCATCAGGAAAGTGCAGGACAAGAGCCCCCTCAAGTATCTGACTGTTAGGCAGTTGGTGTGCCTGGATCCGTCAGTAATGTACAGAGAACCCGAAAGATGCAGGAATCACATGAAAGGGCTGGTTCAGAGGTTTCTTCAGGATAAACAGCTAACTGATACTTCTGCAG GGGACGTCATACTGCAGCAGTTTGACAGTCTCCTGTCCTTGGAGAGCAGGAGTGAGGACTTCCTCTCCTTTCCTCCCATGCAGAAGAGGCTGGACGTCTTCCTGTGCAGTGCCATGGAGCCTTATCCAGAGCTGTGGGCCTTCTGCAAGAAGCTGCTCATCCTCTCCCACGGCCAAGCTACGGTTGAACGTGGATTCTCCATCAATAAAGAGGTTGAGTCAGATAACTTGAAGGAGGACACTGTGGTCACACGGAGACTGGTGTGTGACTACATCATACAACATGGAGGTGTTACCCAG GTTCCACTCAGTAAACAGCTACTGGCAAGTGTAGCAAGAGCTAGGACAAGGTATCGTATCCATCTTGAGACCAATAGAAAGAACAAGGAGGCAAAAGACCAGGCTCTCAAGAGGAAGGAGGCAGAGGACTGTCTTCAGGAGTTGAAGGTGAAGCGAAGATGCATACAGGAGGTATCTGAGGGTCTGGCTAGGGATGCGGACAGGCTGGCTGAGGAGGCTGAAGCGAAGGCAGGGAGCAAAATGGCTGACCTGATCACCAGGTCCAACATCCTGCGGAGAGGCCATAAGGAGAAGTTGGCAGAAATGGCTCTCCTTGATAAAGAGATCACTGCTAAGAGTGCAGAACTTAGGGGTTGA